DNA sequence from the bacterium genome:
GTTGCAAATGGTAACCCATATACAATAAGGAAAACAATTCGAGAATTCGTCTCATATGGCGCACTTGAAACCCATACTCGAACCTGGCATTTCTCTATAGAACGCACCGACCGCACAACATCCTTTTCAGACAAATGGGCACGCCTTATCGAAGATGCAAAAACAATTTGCACCGCTATATGTCTGGCAGGTGAATTGGAATATTCAATCCTGGAGGACATGATAGGCCCTGGAAGTTCATTCGCAGTCTATAAAATTCTGTCCGCAGGATTAATTGGTGAACGAGACCGCTCCGGGAAAAACCTCTTCTTTGCCTATCCAGAACTTGCCTCGAATATTGACAGCATAATATCCATCGAGCGTGCTAAATCTGTGCATCTGCGACTCGCCGATGCCTTCATCAGAGCCACCCCTAATTTTTCTAATCGCATTTCCTCGGCATATCATTTTGAACTTGCGGGGCAACCTAAGACATCTGCCGAGATGTTCTTCGAAATTGGTACCAAAGCCCTTAAAAAAACCAACTTTAATATAGCCGAACGCGCTTTAGAGTCCGCAAACAGGCTTTCAGAACACCTCGATACTCCAATTAAGAAACTTAGATGTCTCAAAAGACTCGCCCTAACGCGCAAATATGCGGGTGATTTCGATAGCGCCCGAGATGCCTATTTTCAGGCATCCGCGATGGCCGAATCCATGGGCAACAGCGAGCAAAAAGCATCTGTTTCCGGTGATATAGGTGTCACATATTTTGAACAGGGCAACACTAAATTGGCTCTGAAGTATTATAAAAAGGCGTTAAAGCTTCATTCAAGCGCAAAAAACGAGAAGGGCGAGCTGATCGATCTTGTGAATATTGGCGGCCTATATCAGGTAACCAGTAACCTTGAACTCGCTAAAAATATTTATACCGAAGCGTTAAAAAAAGCGCAAAAACTGAATAATAAACTCTGCCTCTCTGCTGTCAATCTCAACTTGGGCGAGATGGCCATCGCCGAAGCCGATCTCGCCTCGGCATTGAAACTGGTTCTCGAATCTGGCACTATTGCCCGTGACAAAGGGTATGATAATATGCTGTTTCAGGCGCTTATCGCCCTCTCGAAAGTGCATAGACTTCAAGGCCATCTTACTCTGGCAAGAAGATCTATCGAAGAGGCCTGTGAGATTACCTCTTTCGAAGGTGGGCGCGAATCTGCTATCGCAGGAATCGAGCGAGCCGCTATAGCCCGAACAGTTGGCGAATACCCCATTGCAAAAGCTGCACTTAAAAATTCTGCCGATTTTTATAATTATCTCGGTTCGACTGAAAAAGCTCGACTGTTTGAGGAAATCGCCATTCTATCGGCTCTCGAAGAGGTCGAACCCTTGAGCGTACCAAGAGTGGAACTGCCTGAGAAGACATCCTTGTTTTTTCAAGCTCTCGCTTTCATTCGCAAAAATAATCTCGATTCGGCTCTATCGCTTATCGAAGACTCCATCGCTAAACAGCCTACAGCTTTAGGTGAGATCGAAATTGAACATTATATCCAAAAAGCTCTTATTTTATACAGACTAGAACGCTTCAAACAAGCTCTAGAAACGCTCGAATTAATTGAACAATCGCTTAATGGAATTAACCCATGGATGACTGCAAGAGTGTCCGCCCTGCGTTGTCAAATACTCGATAAACTCGATAACATCAACTCAGCAAAAGTCGCTCTTTCATCCGCGCAATCCAGATTTAAAGCGTTAGAAAACTGGACAGAGCTTAAAAAACTCGATGCCCTCCTTGCAAAACTCAGCGAACCGAAAGAAAAAGACCTCAGCTTCAGTAAAATGTTGCCCATCCTGAAAGCCCTTAATTCCACCCTCGACTCCGCACACTTGCTCCGGAAAATACTCGAGGCTACTCTCGATGCCACCGGCGCAGAACGGGCATTGCTATTTCTAATGGAAAATGGATCGGCGGAACTCAGGATTGCAATATCTGCAAATGGCACAGATCTTCCACTAGATTCGACAAAATTTTCTCACGGTCTTTTAGAAAATGTTATGGCTTCGCGCGAAGCTCATTTTTCAGAGAGTATAGCCGACGATGATGCGCTTTCCACGCGCGAATCCATAATAGACCTCGATATTACAATGGCTATGTGCGTTCCTGTTACCGGTCTCAATTCTGAGCTTGTTGGGCTTATTTACGCCGATGCTGGCATTGGCAAAGGGCTTTTCGACCGCCAAACACTCGATTTCTTGACCGCTCTCGGAGAACAGGCAGCTATTGCACTGCACAACGCTGAACTTTTCGACGACCTGCGTGCAGAGCGAGATGGTATGGCACGAGA
Encoded proteins:
- a CDS encoding sigma 54-interacting transcriptional regulator; amino-acid sequence: MLGKEETPGEGFYLPHGPFVGRKKELTQIKDILKNLDSPRFVSVTGSSGVGCSALCERALLEAGYEGLATAEIFEGHSLISGILPSFMSKDYRKTLLKRLPPLMEFLSEDFPQTFLDDLKIPPKPSPSTLAGLNSNIAGFIEELSFAKPIIAHIRTTPNNSLIEEIKKTGAKILFLFDKINLGDIHIDLSPLDEVETLDLIRGLLGPVDDIDTLSSSVFKVANGNPYTIRKTIREFVSYGALETHTRTWHFSIERTDRTTSFSDKWARLIEDAKTICTAICLAGELEYSILEDMIGPGSSFAVYKILSAGLIGERDRSGKNLFFAYPELASNIDSIISIERAKSVHLRLADAFIRATPNFSNRISSAYHFELAGQPKTSAEMFFEIGTKALKKTNFNIAERALESANRLSEHLDTPIKKLRCLKRLALTRKYAGDFDSARDAYFQASAMAESMGNSEQKASVSGDIGVTYFEQGNTKLALKYYKKALKLHSSAKNEKGELIDLVNIGGLYQVTSNLELAKNIYTEALKKAQKLNNKLCLSAVNLNLGEMAIAEADLASALKLVLESGTIARDKGYDNMLFQALIALSKVHRLQGHLTLARRSIEEACEITSFEGGRESAIAGIERAAIARTVGEYPIAKAALKNSADFYNYLGSTEKARLFEEIAILSALEEVEPLSVPRVELPEKTSLFFQALAFIRKNNLDSALSLIEDSIAKQPTALGEIEIEHYIQKALILYRLERFKQALETLELIEQSLNGINPWMTARVSALRCQILDKLDNINSAKVALSSAQSRFKALENWTELKKLDALLAKLSEPKEKDLSFSKMLPILKALNSTLDSAHLLRKILEATLDATGAERALLFLMENGSAELRIAISANGTDLPLDSTKFSHGLLENVMASREAHFSESIADDDALSTRESIIDLDITMAMCVPVTGLNSELVGLIYADAGIGKGLFDRQTLDFLTALGEQAAIALHNAELFDDLRAERDGMAREICVFGEGKIIGTSPAMLELKQKLNIVAGQDISLLITGETGTGKDLIARTLHAESKRSEGPFVAINCAAIPENLIESELFGHERGAFTGADRKQIGKFELANGGILFLDEIAEMPIAFQVKLLRAIESREIHRLGANNEIPVDVRIISATNLNIEFALKNQKLREDLYYRIAPINIHIPPLREHPEDIPLLILHYLDRAQAKFGRNIESVTNSALSALKRYPWPGNVRELIGTLEEALIFSRTNILRAEDFPPRIVKFNPLDSNSSPLPKNYAQLQAMKKDLAEGYEREVLLKILETHNWKVTKAAKAFKMNRSRLHHLISYYGFKK